In a genomic window of Patescibacteria group bacterium:
- a CDS encoding glycosyltransferase, producing the protein MPKDRKFKEPLVSIVTTAYKNERFNQKYFDSVNNQSYPNIEVIFVDSLSPDNTVVDAQKRIKRGQVVVSPTNAGCAAGNNLGVLNATGKYIFLLGPDTWTDPKCVELLVKAAEKDDEQIYTARQMTYDGKEFISCGIAADIFGYPARTYSRDGKKRLKKIFYADGTSVFMKRENYIKIGMMDEVTFLFAEDVDLSWKAHLMGMSVIPVFDSVIYHFSGGSVGIGGYPNPKEKYVTNSKRRFLAERNIIRNILKNYSVWNVWWILLYYFCINIVEAVALVLTGQASSAYNSYFRAYVWNIKNIKSTFSKRKQIQQIRTVGDIEVMKNMYFLPHKILAFLELGVPKVTK; encoded by the coding sequence ATGCCAAAAGATAGAAAATTTAAAGAGCCACTGGTTTCTATTGTCACCACAGCCTATAAAAACGAAAGATTTAATCAAAAATATTTTGATTCTGTTAATAATCAATCCTACCCAAATATTGAGGTAATTTTTGTGGATAGTTTATCTCCAGATAATACAGTTGTTGACGCCCAAAAAAGAATTAAAAGAGGTCAGGTAGTGGTGTCTCCCACAAATGCGGGTTGTGCGGCTGGAAACAATCTTGGAGTTTTAAATGCGACCGGAAAATATATATTTCTTTTAGGTCCCGATACTTGGACTGATCCGAAATGTGTGGAACTGCTCGTTAAAGCTGCGGAAAAAGATGACGAACAAATATATACCGCAAGACAAATGACCTACGATGGCAAAGAATTTATTAGCTGCGGGATCGCAGCTGACATTTTTGGATATCCTGCAAGAACTTATAGCAGGGATGGTAAAAAAAGGTTAAAAAAAATCTTTTATGCTGATGGGACTAGTGTTTTTATGAAACGAGAGAACTACATTAAAATTGGAATGATGGACGAAGTCACTTTTTTGTTTGCCGAAGATGTAGATCTCTCATGGAAAGCTCACTTAATGGGGATGTCTGTGATTCCAGTTTTTGATTCTGTTATCTACCATTTTAGTGGTGGTAGCGTTGGTATTGGTGGGTATCCAAATCCCAAAGAAAAATATGTTACCAACTCTAAGAGAAGATTTTTGGCCGAAAGGAATATTATTCGAAATATCCTAAAAAATTATTCTGTTTGGAATGTTTGGTGGATTTTGCTATACTATTTTTGTATTAATATAGTTGAGGCTGTGGCTTTGGTTCTAACTGGACAGGCTTCTTCTGCCTACAATTCATACTTTAGGGCGTATGTATGGAATATTAAAAATATAAAAAGCACATTTAGTAAGAGAAAGCAGATTCAGCAGATTCGTACCGTTGGTGATATAGAAGTTATGAAAAATATGTACTTTTTACCCCACAAAATACTTGCTTTTTTAGAATTAGGTGTTCCTAAAGTTACAAAATAA
- the rfbD gene encoding dTDP-4-dehydrorhamnose reductase — protein sequence MKKNRILITGASGMLGTTFYSTFKNLFDIVSTDLKPLDPWTQRLDVRDKNSISLLAKKIKPDYIFNFAALTDVEYCESHSNEAYETNAQGAENVALVCKKYGIPMVHISTAGVFDGTKKIPYTEEDKPNPVNVYGKAKHQGDLSVQRILKGNYHIFRAGWMMGGFDRDKKFVKKILDQVDQGKTELYALTDMFGCPTYTEDFSKGIVKMLRVADSGLYHMVSEGNCSRYDVAEKIIEFFDFSHVKLTEVTSDFFAKNYYAPRPPFEVAINQKIHKLGLKVMRNWEIALESYLNKMLKFRNAKR from the coding sequence ATGAAAAAAAATCGTATCCTAATAACTGGTGCTTCTGGTATGTTAGGCACAACCTTTTATAGTACCTTTAAAAATTTGTTTGATATTGTTTCCACGGATCTTAAACCCCTAGACCCTTGGACGCAAAGGTTGGATGTAAGAGATAAAAATTCCATATCTTTGCTGGCTAAAAAAATAAAACCCGATTATATTTTTAATTTTGCAGCACTTACAGATGTTGAATATTGTGAATCCCATTCCAACGAAGCTTACGAAACTAATGCCCAAGGAGCCGAAAATGTAGCTTTAGTCTGCAAAAAATACGGTATCCCAATGGTTCATATCAGTACCGCTGGAGTTTTTGATGGGACAAAAAAAATCCCTTATACCGAAGAAGATAAACCCAACCCAGTAAATGTTTATGGAAAGGCCAAGCACCAAGGTGATCTTTCGGTACAGAGAATATTAAAAGGGAATTATCACATTTTTAGAGCGGGTTGGATGATGGGTGGTTTTGACAGAGATAAAAAGTTTGTTAAAAAGATTTTGGATCAAGTTGATCAAGGGAAGACCGAGTTATACGCTCTTACTGATATGTTTGGTTGTCCTACATACACCGAGGATTTTTCTAAGGGTATTGTAAAAATGTTGCGCGTAGCCGATTCGGGACTTTATCATATGGTTAGCGAAGGAAATTGTTCTCGTTACGATGTAGCAGAAAAGATAATTGAATTTTTTGATTTTAGTCATGTTAAGCTGACGGAGGTCACCTCCGATTTTTTTGCCAAGAATTATTATGCACCACGACCGCCTTTTGAGGTCGCTATTAATCAGAAAATTCATAAATTGGGTCTTAAAGTTATGAGAAATTGGGAAATAGCTTTAGAGTCGTACTTAAACAAAATGTTAAAATTTAGAAATGCCAAAAGATAG
- a CDS encoding FkbM family methyltransferase has protein sequence MIKGMFWFVKSSIELDLGMFAVCHWEFSKKIEFLFKKYWELFLLSSGIKKFVFGENYTNLFGKRIFYDSPYGIAGYQSMLVRQQRMLRDAGSKTANTIVDIGANVGFFSMMLRELYPKAQIYAIEPVPQIFTNLKANLTSNLDKVYGVAISDKDGMVSMSFKDQESAVSHVIDRDAKDSGKTVKVRSTTLDNWCLQEKIRVIDLLKIDTEGYEAHVLRGAQKTLIKTKYLHIEISLEDNNNYTFSQINSLLYSDKFNFQLVYFRNFTDKGYGPITVGDFLFRNIMLD, from the coding sequence ATGATAAAAGGAATGTTTTGGTTTGTTAAATCCTCAATTGAACTTGATTTGGGGATGTTTGCAGTTTGTCATTGGGAATTTTCTAAGAAAATAGAATTTCTTTTTAAAAAATACTGGGAGTTATTTTTGCTTTCATCAGGAATAAAAAAATTTGTCTTTGGGGAGAATTACACCAATCTTTTTGGAAAAAGGATTTTTTACGATTCCCCTTATGGAATTGCAGGGTATCAAAGTATGTTAGTGAGGCAACAAAGAATGTTGCGCGATGCGGGTTCAAAGACGGCAAATACAATTGTTGATATTGGTGCTAATGTAGGGTTTTTTTCTATGATGCTACGAGAACTTTATCCAAAAGCGCAAATTTATGCTATAGAGCCTGTCCCGCAGATTTTTACAAATCTTAAAGCAAACCTCACTTCTAACCTTGACAAAGTATATGGTGTTGCTATTTCAGATAAGGATGGAATGGTTTCTATGAGTTTTAAGGATCAAGAGTCCGCCGTTAGTCATGTTATTGATAGGGATGCAAAGGATAGTGGTAAAACTGTTAAAGTGCGATCCACAACTTTGGATAACTGGTGTCTTCAAGAAAAAATTAGGGTCATTGACCTTTTAAAAATTGACACCGAAGGTTACGAGGCTCATGTTTTAAGAGGGGCTCAAAAGACTCTTATCAAAACAAAGTATTTACATATAGAGATAAGTTTAGAAGATAACAATAATTACACCTTTAGCCAAATCAACTCTTTGTTGTATAGCGATAAATTTAATTTTCAGTTGGTTTATTTTAGAAATTTTACCGATAAAGGTTATGGACCTATAACAGTTGGGGATTTTCTGTTTCGAAATATTATGTTAGACTAG
- a CDS encoding YfhO family protein, producing MTSNKKALVGILFFILLIFVRNIALWSQEQTFIFADTAIYALQLSAFSQNITSIFSQHSSFLGWNPNYLSTGIPTLSVVDFGYLYPPDFVIALISKIFGNSLLVFPFTTLLAYLHLAFGAFFVYKILKDYFKLENYSSLFGGLLWVITGYNLEYLAATSVLYAGSYLPVCFYLNLKRKEKDEFRYFFLFYLLLAFSFLAGYPMPSVLIVLTVTTYNILTGDKIKYTLISVIKDNLRGLFLITFPLISPLYFSAIANFPQSVRGTVLTLEGFISNPIKIFNLAEGILPVNTLFNTASSTNIVHLSLSTVVLIILLQAKNKGEVFRDKRLLSLLALAIFGAILSAGGTTYFPTLIYLTTPIISFFRRLAVFSLIPGFAVCLIAPFYIKNALGQRGISQPLGFGIKIFAILALVTQAYKIAFIGKVEILNYPALVQNLSIIFVIGMLSVLSFIVYHKNKRIGFAILGFALIVESGTLVASKVYLNSKTNPEAVFQPNELTNYLKENTKPGERVDMLFTQHSYSTDYLGLEQTAGYMSLASEYGVRINELLPLPQSQYDSKSLRDILGVKYIVRKGDWEDTNLKKVAEIKQNPLKPNFYSFDYNSLSWWPDPVDTYYSVYQNPTALPRLYLASNIIPTARQSKYLLPYFEKLEDPKTVFLEADKLQPGKISPEGEVVIKDYQRNYIKAEVTAEKQTFLANSTGFYPGWKARINGTKVAPIRTNWFMMGVYLPAGENTVEFIYTPYEANIGLLYIILATTYWFFSRILRHKYEQTL from the coding sequence ATGACAAGCAACAAAAAGGCATTGGTTGGGATTCTGTTCTTTATTCTTTTAATCTTTGTCCGAAATATCGCTCTTTGGTCCCAAGAGCAAACATTCATCTTTGCTGATACTGCCATCTACGCTTTACAGCTTTCCGCATTTTCCCAAAATATCACAAGTATCTTTTCGCAACACTCGAGCTTTTTAGGATGGAACCCTAATTATCTCTCTACTGGTATTCCAACCTTGTCTGTAGTCGACTTTGGTTACCTGTATCCACCAGACTTTGTCATAGCTTTAATTTCTAAAATTTTCGGAAATAGTTTACTGGTTTTTCCTTTTACCACCTTGCTTGCTTATTTACATCTGGCATTTGGAGCATTTTTTGTTTACAAAATATTAAAAGATTATTTTAAACTCGAAAATTATTCTAGTCTTTTTGGGGGACTTCTTTGGGTTATTACGGGTTACAATCTGGAATATTTAGCTGCAACCTCTGTTCTTTACGCTGGAAGTTATCTTCCTGTCTGTTTTTATCTAAATCTTAAAAGGAAAGAGAAAGATGAATTTAGATACTTTTTTTTGTTCTACCTACTTTTAGCCTTTAGCTTTTTAGCCGGATACCCCATGCCTTCAGTTCTTATAGTCTTGACAGTAACCACATACAATATATTAACAGGTGACAAGATTAAGTACACACTCATTTCCGTAATCAAGGATAACCTAAGAGGGCTGTTTTTAATAACTTTTCCATTGATCTCGCCACTCTACTTTTCGGCTATTGCCAATTTCCCCCAAAGTGTTCGAGGTACTGTTTTAACTTTGGAGGGTTTTATAAGCAACCCCATAAAAATATTTAATCTCGCGGAAGGGATTTTGCCAGTTAATACGCTTTTTAATACAGCAAGCTCCACAAACATTGTTCACCTCTCTTTGAGCACCGTTGTTTTAATAATTCTTTTACAAGCAAAAAACAAAGGGGAAGTTTTTAGAGATAAAAGACTTTTGTCCTTACTGGCACTTGCTATTTTTGGAGCAATTTTGTCCGCGGGAGGAACAACTTATTTTCCGACTTTAATTTATCTAACAACTCCAATCATTAGTTTTTTTAGAAGGCTTGCTGTATTTTCTTTAATCCCAGGATTTGCGGTTTGTTTAATTGCCCCCTTTTATATTAAAAACGCCCTTGGTCAGAGAGGAATATCCCAGCCTTTGGGATTTGGGATTAAAATCTTTGCCATCCTGGCTCTTGTAACACAAGCCTATAAAATTGCCTTTATAGGAAAAGTGGAGATTCTAAATTATCCGGCGCTGGTTCAAAACCTAAGCATTATTTTTGTGATTGGAATGCTCTCTGTACTCTCTTTTATTGTTTATCATAAGAATAAAAGAATTGGTTTTGCCATTCTTGGTTTTGCCTTAATAGTTGAATCTGGAACTCTTGTTGCCAGTAAAGTTTACCTAAATTCTAAAACAAACCCCGAGGCGGTTTTCCAACCGAACGAGCTTACAAATTATTTAAAAGAGAATACTAAACCAGGAGAGCGCGTTGATATGTTATTTACACAGCATAGCTATAGTACAGACTACCTAGGATTGGAACAAACGGCGGGATACATGTCATTAGCAAGCGAGTATGGTGTTAGAATAAATGAGCTTTTGCCTTTGCCCCAAAGCCAGTACGACTCCAAAAGCTTAAGGGACATTTTAGGAGTTAAATATATTGTAAGAAAAGGAGATTGGGAAGACACCAATCTAAAAAAAGTTGCCGAAATTAAGCAAAACCCTCTAAAACCTAACTTTTACTCATTTGATTATAATTCGCTTTCTTGGTGGCCAGATCCTGTGGACACTTATTATAGTGTTTATCAGAACCCCACGGCACTTCCAAGATTGTACTTAGCATCAAATATTATTCCAACAGCAAGACAATCAAAATATCTTTTGCCCTATTTCGAAAAGCTAGAAGATCCAAAAACCGTTTTTCTTGAAGCAGATAAATTACAACCAGGAAAAATTTCACCCGAGGGGGAAGTTGTCATAAAGGATTATCAAAGAAACTACATCAAAGCCGAGGTGACAGCAGAGAAACAAACATTCCTCGCCAATTCCACAGGTTTTTATCCTGGCTGGAAGGCAAGGATTAACGGAACAAAGGTTGCCCCAATTCGCACTAATTGGTTCATGATGGGAGTATACCTGCCGGCGGGAGAAAACACAGTTGAGTTTATTTATACCCCTTACGAGGCAAACATTGGTCTGTTGTACATAATATTAGCAACAACATATTGGTTTTTTTCCAGAATTCTTAGACATAAATATGAACAAACTTTATGA
- a CDS encoding class I SAM-dependent methyltransferase, with product MNKLYESKYHRLETNYWLFIARRDAVINLIKKVDIGKTDKILDIGCSGGPLINLLKENGFMNIYGIDISVDAINLCKKRGINNVTVMDGTKTLYKDGEFDTIIASDILEHLKDEDSALSEWYRLLKPNGKLILSVPALNSLWSGHDEINGHYRRYNKSSLIKRLEKAQFKLHKISYWNFTLFFPIYVLSMFQHLLPKNKSALKDRLYELCPLINGTLVALLKTENFFLKYINYPVGISIFTVWRK from the coding sequence ATGAACAAACTTTATGAATCAAAATACCATAGATTAGAAACTAATTACTGGTTGTTTATAGCACGAAGAGATGCGGTTATAAATTTAATTAAAAAGGTTGATATAGGTAAAACTGATAAAATTTTAGATATTGGTTGCTCCGGTGGTCCTCTCATAAATTTACTAAAAGAAAATGGGTTTATGAATATTTATGGAATCGACATTAGTGTGGACGCAATCAATTTATGTAAAAAAAGAGGCATAAATAATGTAACGGTTATGGATGGCACAAAAACACTATATAAAGATGGGGAATTTGACACAATAATAGCTTCTGATATTTTAGAACATTTAAAGGACGAGGATTCTGCTTTATCTGAATGGTATAGATTACTAAAACCTAATGGTAAATTAATACTATCTGTTCCTGCATTGAATTCTTTGTGGAGCGGTCATGATGAAATTAACGGACATTATAGAAGATATAATAAATCATCGCTAATAAAGAGATTAGAAAAAGCACAATTTAAATTGCACAAAATCTCTTATTGGAACTTTACCCTCTTTTTTCCTATTTATGTACTAAGTATGTTTCAACACCTTTTACCCAAAAATAAAAGCGCCTTAAAAGATCGCTTGTATGAGTTATGTCCCCTAATCAATGGAACATTAGTTGCTTTATTAAAAACAGAGAATTTTTTCTTAAAATATATTAATTATCCGGTTGGAATTAGTATTTTTACGGTATGGAGAAAATAA